A genomic window from Bdellovibrio sp. SKB1291214 includes:
- a CDS encoding DMT family transporter yields MIAKNRAALELILAGALWGFGFVATVFALRAFTPAETLVYRFLIASVFGELIYICMRKPSLLSMKADFKRALPAGFFLGGLMILQTIGLQYTTATKSGFITSLYVILVPLINTLLFRSRSSWINYGLAALALLGTFFLMDAKITDINVGDLWTLASAVMAAGHIIYIGKISNKVDNAFRFNNFQSIWTLILLSPLLFIQPSLTLIAPWISWLGVVILGMGSSVIAFSIQIRAQKTLSDSTASMIFLLESPFAALFGFLLLAERLSWFQGVGALIIMGASILQILWDPSSKTTGTQSQE; encoded by the coding sequence GTGATCGCAAAAAATCGTGCAGCTCTTGAATTGATATTAGCCGGAGCCCTCTGGGGTTTCGGCTTTGTTGCGACAGTATTTGCCCTTCGCGCTTTCACCCCGGCTGAGACTTTGGTATATCGTTTTTTGATAGCCTCTGTTTTTGGGGAGCTCATTTACATTTGTATGCGCAAGCCATCGCTGCTTTCGATGAAAGCCGACTTTAAACGCGCACTGCCTGCGGGATTTTTCTTAGGCGGTTTGATGATTTTGCAGACCATCGGTTTGCAATACACGACGGCCACCAAGAGTGGCTTTATCACCAGCCTGTACGTGATCTTAGTTCCGCTGATTAATACCTTGCTCTTCCGATCGCGCAGCAGCTGGATCAATTACGGCTTGGCAGCTTTGGCTTTGCTGGGAACGTTCTTTTTGATGGACGCTAAAATCACGGATATCAATGTTGGAGACCTTTGGACCCTGGCTTCGGCCGTGATGGCAGCAGGTCACATTATTTACATCGGAAAAATATCTAACAAAGTGGACAATGCATTTCGCTTTAACAATTTCCAATCCATTTGGACGTTGATTTTGCTCTCCCCGCTTTTATTCATTCAGCCCAGTCTGACACTGATCGCACCGTGGATTTCATGGTTGGGAGTTGTGATATTGGGAATGGGATCGAGTGTGATCGCGTTTTCGATTCAAATCCGAGCACAAAAGACATTATCGGATTCAACGGCCAGTATGATTTTCCTGTTGGAATCGCCGTTTGCAGCACTGTTTGGATTCTTGCTTTTAGCAGAGCGCCTGTCCTGGTTTCAAGGAGTTGGCGCTCTGATCATTATGGGAGCTTCTATCCTTCAGATTCTGTGGGACCCTTCTTCAAAGACCACAGGAACGCAATCCCAAGAATAA
- a CDS encoding FAD-binding oxidoreductase produces the protein MMSSARKIYHMKVEQIIDHTPSVRELVIKTDNPEEFQFKAGQFVMLNVPQGEAKPVLRAYSIASDDRIKNGFRLLFKYVDNGIASTFVWNLKGGETLNFTGPFGKVFFQEPPTEQIVFLNTGTGLSQHICYLLSKKEQYPNLKYRLLFGVRTEKDMYYQPELEALAKELPDFKWEFVLSRPQDSWTGKKGYIQNFISEFDYKNIPTTFYMCGNGGMIKEVKHQLIEVDGIDKSRIWSEAFD, from the coding sequence ATGATGTCTTCAGCGCGCAAGATTTATCACATGAAAGTCGAACAGATCATCGATCACACGCCGAGTGTTCGTGAGCTGGTGATAAAAACAGACAATCCAGAAGAGTTTCAGTTCAAAGCTGGCCAGTTTGTAATGTTGAATGTTCCCCAAGGTGAAGCAAAACCTGTTTTGCGCGCCTACTCGATCGCATCTGATGACAGAATTAAGAACGGTTTTAGACTACTTTTTAAATACGTTGATAACGGCATTGCCTCGACTTTTGTTTGGAACTTAAAGGGTGGAGAAACTCTGAATTTCACAGGGCCGTTCGGAAAAGTGTTCTTCCAGGAACCACCAACAGAACAAATCGTATTCTTGAATACAGGCACAGGTCTTTCGCAACACATTTGCTATCTTCTGTCTAAGAAAGAGCAGTATCCAAATTTGAAATACCGCCTGCTATTCGGCGTGCGCACTGAAAAAGACATGTACTACCAACCTGAACTGGAAGCATTGGCCAAAGAACTGCCGGATTTCAAATGGGAGTTTGTATTGAGTCGCCCACAGGATTCTTGGACTGGTAAAAAAGGTTATATCCAAAACTTTATTTCAGAATTTGATTATAAAAATATTCCGACAACATTTTACATGTGCGGTAACGGTGGCATGATCAAAGAAGTGAAACACCAGTTGATCGAGGTCGATGGCATCGACAAATCCCGCATCTGGTCCGAAGCTTTCGACTAA
- a CDS encoding HD-GYP domain-containing protein, translating to MSSKWGNIPSWAYDSAKALMQTLKVVDPETYAHCCRVGEMSRKLARDAGLNEYEQKLAEFAGLFHDIGKMGVSQSIIAKPGKLDAQEQAIMRSHPVMSEDIVQPLATHKFFDSILPAIRGHHERVDGTGYPDKIAGDKIDILARVILVVDTYDAMSQTRAYRKGLPDEVVYEELVRCSGTQFDSQLVKIFLQAHPHWNGQEKDQDTEHLIIKKIA from the coding sequence ATGTCTTCTAAATGGGGAAATATACCGTCGTGGGCTTACGACTCGGCCAAGGCACTCATGCAAACCTTAAAAGTTGTTGATCCCGAAACCTATGCACACTGCTGCCGCGTCGGCGAGATGTCGCGAAAGCTCGCACGCGATGCGGGACTCAATGAATACGAACAAAAACTAGCTGAGTTCGCGGGACTTTTCCATGACATTGGTAAAATGGGAGTCTCGCAGAGTATTATCGCAAAGCCCGGTAAGCTGGATGCGCAGGAACAAGCTATTATGCGCTCCCATCCTGTGATGAGTGAAGATATCGTTCAGCCTTTAGCAACTCACAAATTTTTTGACTCTATACTGCCAGCGATTCGTGGACACCATGAACGCGTGGACGGGACGGGGTACCCTGATAAAATTGCCGGAGACAAAATCGATATTTTAGCTCGTGTGATTTTAGTGGTCGATACTTACGATGCGATGTCGCAGACTCGCGCTTACCGCAAGGGCCTTCCGGACGAAGTCGTTTACGAAGAGTTGGTCCGTTGCTCCGGAACTCAATTTGACTCTCAGCTGGTTAAAATCTTCTTGCAAGCTCATCCCCATTGGAACGGCCAAGAAAAAGACCAAGATACAGAACATCTGATCATCAAAAAAATCGCCTAA
- a CDS encoding DUF1338 domain-containing protein, with product MTLETLLDKMWVDYCKLNPAAKQIHDMFVAEGETVLNDHIALRTFNHPRLGIESLAKQLKKFGYEQKGEPYIFTEKKLFARHYEHPDEKMPKIFISELELEKVSPFIRETLTKLADSIPQSVIDSEDFSMCGRPWDMSYALYSELAKESEYASWVAAYGFRPNHFTVNINNLKKFQDINHLNDFLQSKGIVLNKSGGLVKGTPADYLEQSSTMASEIPVKFTDGTHNLPGCYYEFAKRYKMDNGKFYQGFVAKSADKIFESTNKQK from the coding sequence ATGACCCTTGAAACTTTATTAGATAAAATGTGGGTAGACTATTGCAAGCTGAATCCAGCAGCCAAACAAATTCATGACATGTTCGTTGCTGAAGGCGAAACAGTTCTGAATGACCACATTGCCCTTCGCACCTTTAATCATCCACGTCTTGGAATCGAGTCATTGGCAAAACAATTAAAAAAATTCGGTTACGAGCAAAAAGGCGAACCGTATATCTTTACTGAAAAGAAATTGTTCGCTCGTCACTACGAACACCCTGACGAAAAAATGCCTAAGATCTTTATTTCTGAACTGGAGCTTGAGAAAGTTTCCCCATTCATCCGCGAAACTTTGACGAAGCTTGCTGATTCCATTCCACAAAGTGTGATCGACAGCGAAGACTTCTCTATGTGCGGTCGTCCTTGGGATATGTCTTATGCTTTGTATTCTGAGCTTGCTAAAGAATCTGAATACGCATCATGGGTAGCGGCTTATGGCTTCCGTCCAAATCACTTCACAGTGAACATCAACAATCTTAAAAAATTCCAAGACATCAATCATCTAAACGACTTCTTGCAAAGCAAAGGCATCGTATTGAACAAATCTGGTGGCTTGGTAAAGGGGACTCCTGCGGATTACTTGGAACAATCTTCCACGATGGCTTCAGAGATCCCGGTGAAATTCACAGACGGCACCCACAACCTTCCAGGTTGCTATTATGAATTTGCAAAACGTTATAAAATGGACAACGGCAAGTTCTATCAAGGTTTTGTCGCGAAATCCGCTGATAAGATCTTTGAAAGTACGAATAAGCAAAAGTAA
- a CDS encoding M14 family zinc carboxypeptidase, with protein MNTIPEIQQIESRIEIMGSAMRSEVLDYSRDGDLQLPIYKLSFGTTAPEAPVLGLIGGVHGLERIGAQVTIALLNSFSELVRWDRQTQRTLQEVRVFFIPTVNPIGILKKTRSNPRGVDLMRNAPVEADRPARWLGGHRYSAKFPWYRGKENEPMEIESQAMIRGVQQEIANSKLAITLDCHSGFGLQDRLWFPWAKTQKPFPELALAHSFKTLLDETYPHHFYKVEPQAGTYTTHGDLWDYLYMNHQGEAQGKQYLPLCLEMGSWMWVKKHPSQLFRSDGAFNPLIGHRHQRTLRRHNTLMELMIRAIANPQAWACVSKQQLEEHRMKAQELWYAENK; from the coding sequence ATGAACACAATCCCTGAGATCCAACAGATTGAATCACGCATCGAAATAATGGGAAGCGCCATGCGTTCTGAAGTTCTGGATTACAGCCGGGATGGAGATTTGCAACTGCCGATTTATAAACTTTCCTTCGGCACAACCGCCCCTGAAGCTCCGGTTTTAGGCCTTATCGGCGGAGTGCATGGTCTTGAGCGCATTGGAGCGCAGGTCACTATCGCTTTGTTGAATTCATTTTCAGAACTGGTTCGTTGGGACCGCCAAACCCAAAGAACTCTGCAAGAGGTTCGTGTCTTTTTCATTCCTACGGTGAACCCCATCGGTATTCTTAAAAAAACTCGCAGCAATCCCCGTGGTGTGGATCTGATGAGAAACGCACCCGTCGAAGCGGATCGTCCCGCGCGTTGGTTGGGCGGACATCGTTACTCTGCGAAATTTCCCTGGTATCGTGGTAAAGAAAACGAACCCATGGAAATTGAATCCCAAGCGATGATCCGGGGTGTTCAGCAAGAAATCGCGAACAGTAAATTGGCTATCACCTTGGATTGTCATTCAGGCTTTGGATTGCAAGATCGACTGTGGTTTCCGTGGGCAAAAACGCAAAAGCCATTTCCAGAATTGGCGCTGGCCCATTCCTTTAAAACTCTTTTAGATGAAACCTATCCCCATCACTTTTATAAGGTGGAACCTCAAGCCGGAACTTACACGACACACGGGGACTTGTGGGATTATCTGTACATGAACCATCAAGGAGAGGCGCAAGGCAAACAGTACTTACCACTCTGCTTAGAGATGGGTTCATGGATGTGGGTCAAAAAGCATCCCTCTCAACTTTTCCGATCGGATGGTGCCTTCAATCCATTGATAGGCCATCGCCATCAGCGGACGCTACGCCGTCACAATACTTTGATGGAGCTGATGATTCGCGCGATTGCAAATCCTCAGGCGTGGGCTTGTGTTTCTAAACAACAGTTGGAAGAACATCGCATGAAAGCACAGGAACTTTGGTATGCAGAAAACAAATAA
- a CDS encoding alpha/beta fold hydrolase, protein MQKTNKWILLRGLARGKGHWGSFPEEMQKFFPDAQIEMIDLPGNGERNSEQSPLSVPEYVKDMRAQSQFVKEGEPYQILAVSLGAMIAVQWMKEHPAEVIKAHLICTSSASTSPFYHRYQLPNYLPTLRMFAQPNPEIYEQTILKMTTNDLNRRALEYPRLLNYSKRFPEKRGNVLRQLIAASRFQIPEKAPGVINLMGSFGDRLVSPRCTLSLGKRWGIEPHMHNAAGHDVPIDDPRWVLEHLL, encoded by the coding sequence ATGCAGAAAACAAATAAATGGATTTTATTGCGAGGCCTTGCTCGGGGAAAAGGTCACTGGGGATCGTTTCCCGAAGAGATGCAAAAGTTTTTTCCGGATGCGCAAATCGAAATGATTGATTTGCCAGGAAACGGAGAACGCAATTCTGAACAAAGTCCTTTGTCGGTACCCGAGTATGTTAAAGACATGCGCGCTCAATCGCAGTTCGTCAAAGAGGGGGAGCCTTATCAAATCCTGGCGGTTTCACTCGGAGCGATGATCGCTGTGCAGTGGATGAAAGAACATCCTGCGGAAGTGATAAAGGCCCATTTGATTTGCACAAGCTCTGCCAGCACGTCGCCATTTTATCATCGTTATCAGTTGCCAAATTATCTGCCAACTCTGCGCATGTTTGCGCAACCCAACCCCGAAATTTATGAGCAAACGATTTTAAAAATGACCACGAATGATCTGAACCGTCGTGCGCTGGAGTATCCTCGTTTGCTGAATTACTCAAAACGCTTTCCAGAAAAACGTGGCAACGTCTTGCGCCAGTTGATCGCGGCCTCGCGCTTTCAAATTCCCGAAAAGGCTCCTGGCGTGATAAATCTGATGGGCAGTTTTGGAGATCGGCTTGTTTCTCCGAGATGCACTTTGAGTCTGGGGAAGCGGTGGGGAATCGAGCCTCATATGCATAACGCTGCGGGTCATGATGTGCCCATTGATGACCCCCGGTGGGTGCTGGAGCACTTACTCTAA
- a CDS encoding transposase: MRGKTYWLALVFSVLATHTSHAADSSLRLPKAQGTSTIKNLEKSEDSEPAHVYGQIRLEGMQYLTPVPDAPRLTYSQLLSARLSVLKETRWIDAATDVSGGTFFSRGQTHLIVHETYLASKGENFKVFAGRKKKDWSDIDHRWNLGLWQPFLTIDALRPEEEGLTGFFFDYNKKDWEVLFMATPMFIPSMGPDVREEGGGLVADSRWYRAPSRNYDFNSRINTISYKLDIPEQAKLVNNGGASLMTRLGDKSKGTWVVASAGYLPVNDLVLKRQAFKQTSEDKVDVTVQPAVTYHQIQSVDVGYTYKAVKTTISYLQDSPEAHLPEEEWVIQNLKPLQAYSAAVDFSLADVLTKTIAVQIAYLKVVGGGIVDVTSNGTPDDFTLYDSRLKFTNSLMLRLEGQLATWFKRPLVTRIKYLYDYDQRGSLLNTEFQYYPTQKWAVVMGGDVLGVQDESYKPSSFLNQFRANDRFYGGMTYVF; encoded by the coding sequence GTGAGGGGAAAAACCTATTGGCTGGCGCTGGTTTTCAGTGTTCTAGCGACTCACACATCACATGCTGCTGACTCGAGCTTAAGACTACCCAAAGCTCAAGGGACAAGTACTATCAAGAATCTTGAGAAATCAGAGGATTCGGAGCCAGCACACGTCTACGGTCAGATCCGTTTGGAGGGAATGCAATATCTCACTCCAGTTCCAGATGCTCCCAGACTCACTTACAGCCAGCTTCTGTCAGCACGTCTTTCGGTTTTAAAAGAGACCCGTTGGATTGATGCTGCGACCGATGTGTCGGGTGGTACATTTTTCTCCCGTGGTCAGACGCATTTGATCGTTCATGAAACTTATCTAGCCTCCAAGGGGGAGAACTTTAAAGTTTTCGCCGGTCGCAAAAAGAAAGACTGGAGTGATATCGATCACCGCTGGAATCTTGGCTTGTGGCAACCCTTCTTAACAATCGATGCTCTTCGTCCCGAGGAAGAGGGTCTGACGGGGTTCTTCTTTGATTATAACAAGAAGGATTGGGAAGTTCTGTTTATGGCGACGCCGATGTTTATTCCCAGTATGGGCCCCGATGTTCGAGAAGAGGGTGGCGGCCTGGTCGCGGACAGTCGTTGGTACCGCGCTCCTTCGCGCAACTATGATTTCAACTCTCGTATCAATACTATTTCGTATAAGCTCGACATCCCTGAGCAAGCTAAGCTTGTAAATAATGGGGGAGCATCCCTGATGACTCGACTGGGAGACAAATCCAAAGGGACTTGGGTCGTCGCCAGCGCAGGTTATTTGCCGGTGAACGATTTAGTTTTAAAGCGCCAAGCTTTCAAACAAACTTCCGAAGACAAAGTGGACGTCACGGTTCAACCAGCAGTCACTTATCATCAAATTCAATCCGTGGATGTGGGTTACACGTATAAGGCTGTAAAAACCACGATCTCCTATCTGCAGGATTCACCCGAGGCGCATCTGCCTGAAGAAGAGTGGGTTATCCAAAACTTAAAACCACTTCAGGCGTACTCTGCGGCTGTGGATTTCTCTCTAGCGGATGTTTTGACGAAGACGATTGCGGTTCAGATTGCCTATTTAAAAGTTGTCGGTGGAGGTATCGTTGACGTCACGTCAAATGGCACCCCGGATGATTTTACTCTTTATGATTCCAGATTAAAGTTCACCAACAGCTTGATGCTTCGCTTAGAAGGTCAACTTGCGACGTGGTTTAAGCGTCCGTTGGTGACACGTATTAAGTATCTTTACGATTACGACCAACGTGGCTCGTTACTGAATACGGAATTCCAATATTATCCAACACAGAAATGGGCCGTGGTGATGGGTGGCGACGTTCTGGGGGTTCAGGATGAAAGCTATAAACCTTCAAGCTTCCTGAATCAATTCCGCGCCAACGACCGTTTCTATGGAGGCATGACTTATGTTTTCTAA